A genomic region of Streptomyces rimosus contains the following coding sequences:
- a CDS encoding globin domain-containing protein — MSTVNEDYHALLARHEAMRLRRRILSPGTESAAPQGLAAGRAGGGPRAIGRSSGASGTGPSPYGAADFDPASYDGAADQRVITEYLELVTPFGELITHLYETMFRRWPYLRSLFPESMEFQRAHLARAFWYLIENLHRPDDIAEVFGRLGRDHRKLGVRPVHFQAFEAALCEALRRTAGPRWADAVEQAWVRMLRFAVAAMVSGAEAALAEPPYWQAEVTAHERRRPDLAVLRVRTNEPYPYRAGQFAALESPLLPQAWRQYSIACAPRPDGELEFHVRQTCAGGVSEALVAHTRAGDTLRVGPARGSMTLDDELASDLVLVAADTGWAPVKALLEDLSARRRHRNVRLFLGAHSFADLYDAGPPSELERRRPWLRVTPVIGRRPGTGAAFGAGEDGYDALAEAVAEAVTRHGDWSGHQAYVSGPTAVVEATVARLTAAGMPPGSIRHDPLSDILRPSSRAVTGGPGAATAANTAFEGVES, encoded by the coding sequence ATGAGCACCGTCAACGAGGATTACCACGCCCTGCTCGCCCGCCACGAGGCCATGCGGCTGCGGCGGCGCATCCTGTCCCCCGGAACCGAATCGGCCGCCCCGCAGGGGCTCGCGGCCGGCCGGGCGGGCGGCGGCCCGCGGGCCATCGGCCGCTCCTCGGGCGCCTCCGGCACCGGCCCCTCGCCCTACGGCGCGGCGGACTTCGACCCCGCGTCCTACGACGGCGCCGCCGACCAGCGGGTCATCACCGAGTATCTGGAACTCGTGACCCCCTTCGGCGAGCTGATCACCCACCTCTACGAGACGATGTTCCGGCGGTGGCCCTATCTGCGGTCGCTGTTCCCGGAGTCGATGGAGTTCCAGCGCGCCCATCTGGCGCGCGCCTTCTGGTACTTGATCGAGAACCTCCACCGGCCCGACGACATCGCGGAGGTCTTCGGGCGGCTGGGCCGCGACCACCGCAAGCTCGGGGTGCGGCCGGTGCACTTCCAGGCGTTCGAGGCGGCGCTGTGCGAGGCGCTGCGCCGCACGGCGGGCCCGCGCTGGGCCGACGCCGTCGAGCAGGCGTGGGTGCGCATGCTGCGGTTCGCCGTCGCGGCCATGGTCAGCGGCGCCGAGGCGGCCCTCGCCGAACCGCCGTACTGGCAGGCCGAGGTGACCGCCCACGAGCGGCGCCGCCCGGACCTCGCGGTGCTGCGGGTGCGGACGAACGAGCCGTACCCGTACCGCGCGGGGCAGTTCGCGGCCCTGGAGTCGCCGCTGCTGCCGCAGGCGTGGCGGCAGTACTCGATCGCCTGCGCGCCCCGGCCCGACGGCGAGCTGGAGTTCCACGTACGGCAGACGTGCGCGGGCGGCGTGAGCGAGGCGCTGGTCGCGCACACGCGGGCCGGTGACACGCTGCGCGTCGGCCCCGCGCGCGGGTCGATGACGCTGGACGACGAGCTGGCGAGCGACCTGGTCCTGGTGGCGGCCGACACCGGCTGGGCACCGGTGAAGGCGCTGCTGGAGGACCTGTCCGCGCGGCGCAGGCACCGGAACGTACGGCTGTTCCTCGGCGCGCACAGCTTCGCCGACCTGTACGACGCGGGCCCGCCGTCCGAGCTGGAGCGGCGGCGGCCCTGGCTGCGGGTGACACCCGTGATCGGGCGGCGGCCCGGCACCGGCGCCGCCTTCGGGGCGGGCGAGGACGGCTACGACGCGCTGGCCGAGGCGGTGGCCGAGGCCGTGACGCGGCACGGCGACTGGTCCGGGCACCAGGCGTACGTGAGCGGCCCGACCGCGGTGGTCGAGGCGACCGTGGCCCGGCTGACCGCCGCGGGCATGCCGCCCGGCAGCATCCGGCACGATCCGCTCTCGGACATCCTGCGCCCGTCGTCGCGCGCCGTGACGGGCGGTCCGGGCGCGGCGACGGCAGCGAACACCGCGTTCGAAGGAGTCGAGTCATGA
- a CDS encoding S9 family peptidase, giving the protein MTDETTTANTDSSGAACAPRAAGSPGAAPDWEKRFRAPRVSLPEWAEDAPDRSLFVSNATGTFELYAWDRATGEQRQVTDRPNGTTDGTLTPDGEWIWWFSDTDGDEFGVWMRQPFGGGADEPAAPGLEPSYPAGLALGRDGTAVIGRSTDEDGTTIHVVRPGQPPVEIYRHRESAGVGALSHDGSLIAVEHTEHGDAMHSAIRVVRPDGSTVAELDDTKGGTEELGLSVMGFAPVDGDSRLLVGHQRRGRWEPMIWDPLSGEESALAIDLPGDVGADWYPDGAALLVEHEFRARAELWRYEPLTRTLTRVETPTGTVSGATARPDGAVEFLWSSAAQPPEVRSTSGAVVLDPPGAKAPGSVPVTDAWVEGPGGTVHALVQRPEGDGPFPTVFEVHGGPTWHDSDAFASGPAAWVDHGFAVVRVNYRGSTGYGREWTDALKHRVGLIELEDIAAVREWAVSSGLADPQRLVLSGGSWGGYLTLLGLGTQPEAWALGLAAVPVADYVTAYHDEMEALKAMDRTLLGGTPEEVPERFEASSPLTYVDAVRAPVYISAGVNDPRCPIRQVENYVDRLKARNHPHEVYRYDAGHGSLVVEERIKQVRLELDFTRRYLGLGGDGELKE; this is encoded by the coding sequence ATGACTGACGAGACCACCACTGCCAACACTGACAGCTCCGGGGCGGCGTGCGCCCCGCGGGCGGCCGGTTCCCCCGGTGCCGCGCCGGACTGGGAGAAGCGCTTCCGGGCGCCGCGGGTCAGCCTGCCCGAGTGGGCCGAGGACGCCCCGGACCGCTCGCTGTTCGTCTCGAACGCGACGGGCACCTTCGAGCTGTACGCCTGGGACCGGGCGACCGGCGAGCAGCGGCAGGTCACGGACCGTCCGAACGGCACGACGGACGGCACCCTGACGCCGGACGGCGAGTGGATCTGGTGGTTCTCCGACACCGACGGCGACGAGTTCGGCGTCTGGATGCGGCAGCCGTTCGGCGGCGGCGCGGACGAGCCGGCCGCGCCCGGTCTGGAGCCCTCGTACCCGGCGGGCCTGGCGCTCGGCCGGGACGGCACGGCGGTGATCGGCCGGTCCACGGACGAGGACGGCACCACCATCCATGTCGTACGGCCCGGGCAGCCGCCCGTGGAGATCTACCGGCACCGCGAATCGGCGGGCGTCGGTGCCCTGTCGCACGACGGCTCCCTGATCGCGGTCGAGCACACCGAGCACGGTGACGCGATGCACTCCGCGATCCGCGTCGTACGGCCGGACGGCTCGACCGTCGCCGAGCTGGACGACACCAAGGGCGGCACCGAGGAGCTGGGCCTTTCGGTGATGGGCTTCGCGCCGGTGGACGGCGACTCCCGGCTGCTGGTGGGCCATCAGCGGCGCGGGCGCTGGGAGCCGATGATCTGGGACCCGCTGTCGGGCGAGGAGAGCGCCCTGGCGATCGACCTGCCGGGCGACGTGGGCGCCGACTGGTATCCGGACGGCGCGGCCCTGCTGGTGGAGCACGAGTTCCGGGCGCGCGCCGAGCTGTGGCGCTACGAACCGCTGACGCGGACGCTGACCCGCGTCGAGACGCCCACCGGGACGGTCTCCGGGGCGACGGCCCGGCCGGACGGCGCGGTGGAGTTCCTCTGGTCGTCGGCCGCGCAGCCGCCGGAGGTGCGCTCGACCAGCGGGGCGGTCGTCCTGGACCCGCCCGGGGCGAAGGCGCCGGGGTCGGTGCCGGTGACGGACGCGTGGGTGGAGGGCCCCGGCGGCACGGTCCACGCGCTGGTCCAGCGGCCGGAGGGCGATGGCCCGTTCCCGACCGTGTTCGAGGTGCACGGCGGCCCGACGTGGCACGACAGCGATGCTTTCGCGTCCGGGCCCGCGGCATGGGTGGACCACGGTTTCGCCGTGGTCCGCGTGAACTACCGCGGCTCGACGGGCTACGGCCGCGAGTGGACGGACGCGCTCAAGCACCGCGTCGGGCTGATCGAGCTGGAGGACATCGCGGCGGTACGGGAATGGGCCGTCTCCTCCGGGCTGGCCGACCCGCAGCGGCTGGTGCTGTCCGGCGGCTCGTGGGGCGGCTATCTGACGCTGCTCGGACTGGGCACCCAGCCGGAGGCGTGGGCGCTCGGCCTGGCCGCGGTCCCGGTGGCGGACTACGTCACCGCGTACCACGACGAGATGGAAGCCCTGAAGGCGATGGACCGCACGCTGCTCGGCGGCACACCGGAGGAGGTCCCGGAGCGCTTCGAGGCGTCCTCCCCGCTGACGTACGTGGACGCGGTACGCGCGCCGGTCTACATCTCCGCCGGGGTCAACGACCCGCGCTGCCCCATCCGCCAGGTGGAGAACTACGTCGACCGCCTGAAGGCCCGCAACCACCCGCACGAGGTCTATCGCTACGACGCCGGCCACGGCTCGCTGGTCGTCGAAGAGCGCATCAAGCAGGTCCGCCTGGAGCTGGACTTCACTCGGCGGTATCTGGGGCTGGGAGGGGATGGGGAGCTCAAGGAGTAG
- a CDS encoding class I SAM-dependent methyltransferase, translating to MLTHKGPEDWRAANRAMWDERVPLHLASDYYDQDGFRRRRDVIRDFEVAEVGDVTGRTLLHLQCHIGQDTLSWVHRGAAHAVGLDFSEPAVEAARATAAELGIGPDRATFLAADVYDAAEAVAASATAPDTYDVVYTGIGSLCWLPDIRRWAETAASLIAPGGFLYLAEFHPLTDALDDESGSRIAHDYFSRDAWVDESPGTYTDFSAPTVNNRRVEWQHTLGDVVSALAATGLRLEFLHEHDMTMFQRFGSLERGDDGFYRLPAGRPRVPLMYSLKATRP from the coding sequence ATGCTGACACACAAGGGACCCGAGGACTGGCGTGCGGCCAACCGGGCCATGTGGGACGAGCGCGTTCCCCTGCACCTCGCCAGCGACTATTACGACCAGGACGGCTTCCGCCGGCGCCGCGATGTGATCCGCGACTTCGAGGTGGCGGAGGTCGGCGATGTCACCGGCAGGACGCTGCTGCACCTCCAGTGCCACATCGGCCAGGACACCCTGTCCTGGGTCCACCGCGGCGCCGCCCACGCCGTCGGCCTGGACTTCTCCGAGCCCGCCGTCGAGGCGGCCCGCGCGACGGCCGCCGAGCTGGGCATCGGCCCGGACCGCGCCACGTTCCTCGCCGCCGACGTGTACGACGCGGCCGAGGCCGTCGCCGCCTCCGCGACCGCCCCCGACACGTACGACGTCGTCTACACCGGCATCGGCTCGCTGTGCTGGCTCCCGGACATCCGCCGCTGGGCGGAGACGGCCGCCTCGCTGATCGCCCCCGGCGGCTTCCTCTACCTCGCCGAGTTCCACCCGCTCACCGACGCCCTGGACGACGAGAGCGGCTCGCGTATCGCGCACGACTACTTCAGCCGGGACGCGTGGGTCGACGAGAGCCCCGGTACGTATACGGACTTCTCGGCCCCCACGGTCAACAACCGCCGCGTCGAATGGCAGCACACCCTCGGCGACGTGGTCTCCGCGCTGGCCGCGACGGGCCTGCGCCTGGAGTTCCTGCACGAGCACGACATGACGATGTTCCAGCGCTTCGGCTCGCTGGAACGCGGGGACGACGGCTTCTACCGCCTGCCCGCAGGCCGTCCCCGCGTCCCGCTCATGTACTCGCTCAAGGCGACGCGCCCGTAA
- a CDS encoding protoporphyrinogen/coproporphyrinogen oxidase, with translation MSVPTTASAGRTGPAYRSADAAGSATAPRTHAPAGAAGTGRALARHVVVIGGGIAGLAAAHRLTGAGLRVTLLESTGRLGGKLRSGEIAGVPVDLGAEALRVPRPEAVDLAREVGLGDRLRVPAATDAALWTRGGLRPIPSCRGRDVLGRTRTADTYEVSLRAAVPQLFETARHDGALLTGVRRVRRRTAEQQRRLAEQRTADARRRTLEREIAEERRLAEQRRIADRPRSGPLIPRPRPEFARTGAGDRATAHTIPDLSRGGPDYLGLDGGAGTLAGAVADAVRAAGGAILRNTPALALTRTAYGWEVRTAARTLLCDGLVLATPAWTAATLLAAEAPLAAAELSEVAYASMALVTMAFRRSDLAGLTAFDGRCGFLVPPGDGHTIKASTFLTRKWDWLSERAKDLFVLRTSIGRYGQEEVLYLDDTDLTGAALRDLGEATGLAARPVATDVTRWIGGLPHYAVGHPARVTRVRNGLSRLPGLRLCGAAYDGVGVADCVASGQRAADEIIATAAA, from the coding sequence ATGAGCGTGCCGACGACCGCGTCCGCCGGACGGACCGGTCCCGCGTACCGGAGTGCCGATGCCGCCGGGAGCGCCACGGCGCCCCGTACCCACGCCCCCGCCGGGGCGGCCGGCACCGGGCGGGCGCTCGCCCGGCACGTCGTCGTCATCGGCGGCGGCATCGCGGGCCTCGCCGCCGCGCACCGGCTCACCGGCGCGGGCCTGCGCGTGACGCTGCTGGAGTCCACCGGGCGGCTCGGCGGCAAGCTGCGCTCCGGCGAGATCGCCGGGGTGCCCGTCGATCTGGGGGCCGAGGCGCTGCGCGTGCCCCGGCCGGAAGCGGTGGACCTGGCGCGGGAGGTGGGACTCGGTGACCGGCTGCGGGTCCCGGCCGCGACGGACGCCGCGCTGTGGACGCGGGGCGGGCTGCGGCCGATCCCGAGCTGCCGCGGGCGCGACGTCCTCGGCCGGACCCGGACGGCCGACACGTACGAGGTGTCCCTGCGCGCCGCCGTACCGCAGCTGTTCGAGACGGCGCGGCACGACGGGGCGCTGCTGACCGGCGTACGGCGGGTTCGGCGGCGGACCGCCGAACAGCAGCGGCGCCTCGCCGAACAGCGCACCGCGGACGCGCGGCGCCGGACCCTGGAACGGGAGATCGCCGAGGAGCGGCGGCTCGCGGAGCAGCGGCGGATCGCCGACCGGCCGCGCTCGGGGCCGCTCATCCCGCGCCCGCGCCCCGAGTTCGCCCGTACGGGGGCCGGCGACCGGGCCACCGCCCACACCATCCCCGACCTGTCCCGCGGCGGGCCCGACTACCTGGGCCTGGACGGCGGCGCGGGCACCCTGGCGGGCGCCGTGGCCGATGCCGTACGCGCCGCGGGCGGGGCGATCCTGCGCAACACTCCGGCCCTCGCGCTGACCCGTACCGCGTACGGCTGGGAAGTGCGCACCGCCGCCCGCACCCTGCTGTGCGACGGCCTCGTGCTGGCGACCCCGGCCTGGACGGCGGCCACCCTGCTCGCCGCCGAGGCGCCGCTCGCGGCAGCCGAACTGTCCGAGGTGGCCTACGCGTCGATGGCGCTGGTCACGATGGCGTTCCGGCGCTCCGACCTGGCCGGGCTGACCGCGTTCGACGGCCGGTGCGGCTTCCTCGTACCGCCGGGGGACGGGCACACCATCAAGGCGTCCACGTTCCTGACACGCAAGTGGGACTGGCTGTCGGAACGAGCCAAGGACCTTTTCGTCCTGCGCACCTCGATCGGCCGGTACGGCCAGGAAGAGGTCCTCTACCTGGACGACACCGATCTAACGGGCGCCGCACTGCGCGACCTGGGCGAGGCCACCGGGCTGGCCGCGCGGCCGGTGGCGACGGACGTGACGCGGTGGATCGGCGGACTCCCGCACTACGCGGTCGGACACCCGGCACGCGTGACGCGGGTACGCAACGGACTGTCCCGCCTGCCGGGCCTGCGCCTGTGCGGCGCCGCGTACGACGGAGTAGGCGTCGCCGACTGCGTGGCAAGCGGCCAGCGCGCGGCAGACGAAATCATCGCCACGGCAGCCGCCTGA
- a CDS encoding SURF1 family protein — translation MYRFLLTPRWWGINVFAVLAIPFCVFMGSWQLSRFEDRVDTHHQQEDRSAEAKTAAARPLAELLPVDKVTSGRQATATGRYDTAHQLLVPDRRLDDRRGFYVLTLLRTDGGKALPVVRGWLPGDANAPEDRAKVPAPPSGAVKVTGALQASENQGTDGVHAGGGLPAGQLGMISAASLVNIVPYDVYDAWITVTEAQAPLRAVPPTAAEGSGLDLKAFQNLGYTGEWFVFAGFVLFMWFRLFRREAEAARDVALGLVPGEGTDGADSAASGEKADDSAPAEKAGEAENGASGEKAAGAPRP, via the coding sequence GTGTACCGGTTCCTGCTGACCCCGCGGTGGTGGGGAATCAACGTCTTCGCCGTACTGGCGATCCCTTTCTGCGTCTTCATGGGCAGCTGGCAGCTGAGCCGCTTCGAGGACCGCGTCGACACCCACCACCAGCAGGAGGACCGGTCCGCCGAGGCGAAGACCGCGGCCGCCAGGCCGCTCGCCGAGCTGCTGCCGGTGGACAAGGTCACCTCCGGCCGGCAGGCCACCGCGACCGGCCGCTACGACACCGCCCACCAGCTGCTCGTACCGGACCGCCGGCTCGACGACCGGCGCGGCTTCTACGTGCTGACGCTGCTGCGCACGGACGGCGGCAAGGCCCTCCCGGTCGTACGGGGCTGGCTGCCCGGAGACGCGAACGCGCCGGAGGACCGGGCGAAGGTGCCCGCGCCGCCGAGCGGTGCGGTGAAGGTGACCGGCGCCTTGCAGGCGTCGGAGAACCAGGGCACCGACGGGGTGCACGCGGGCGGCGGGCTGCCGGCCGGGCAGCTCGGCATGATCAGCGCGGCGTCGCTGGTCAACATCGTGCCGTACGACGTGTACGACGCCTGGATCACCGTGACCGAGGCGCAGGCCCCGCTGCGTGCCGTACCGCCGACGGCGGCGGAGGGCAGCGGCCTGGACCTGAAGGCGTTCCAGAACCTGGGCTACACCGGGGAATGGTTCGTGTTCGCCGGCTTCGTCCTCTTCATGTGGTTCCGGCTTTTCCGCCGGGAGGCGGAGGCGGCCAGGGATGTGGCGCTGGGGCTGGTCCCGGGGGAGGGGACGGACGGGGCGGACAGTGCTGCGTCCGGGGAGAAGGCGGACGACAGCGCGCCCGCGGAGAAGGCGGGCGAGGCGGAGAACGGTGCGTCCGGGGAGAAGGCGGCCGGGGCGCCGCGGCCCTGA
- a CDS encoding cryptochrome/photolyase family protein produces MPAAPSVALFTSDLRVHDNPVLNAASKGDGGVVPLFVEDDGVRATGFAAPNRRAFLADCLTDLDEALRSRGGRLVVRTGDVVEQTAKAAAAADARDVHIAGGVSAYAHRREERLRRALEADGRRLHVHDAVITALAPGTVTPAGRDHFAVFTPYFRRWQAERHRDVLRAPGRLRVPDGAGSRPVPRRRDVPGVSPGLAAGGETEGRRRMTAWLRGPLDRYAQRQDDLAGDATSRLSPHLHFGTLSAVELVQRARKAGGEGAGGDAFVRQLAWRDFHHQVLAARPSAAHADYRTRHDRWRRDEQEAEAWRTGRTGYPIVDAAMRQLAHEGWMHNRARLLTASFLTKTLYLDWRLGAAHFLSLLVDGDLANNQLNWQWAAGTGTDTRPNRVLNPLAQAKRFDADGAYVRRWVPELAGVPGLEGGAVHQPWKLSPAAARAKLDYPEPVVDLADGLARFKRARGGD; encoded by the coding sequence ATGCCCGCTGCCCCCTCGGTCGCCCTGTTCACCTCCGACCTGCGGGTCCACGACAACCCCGTGCTGAACGCCGCCTCCAAGGGCGACGGCGGCGTCGTGCCACTGTTCGTCGAGGACGACGGCGTACGGGCCACGGGGTTCGCCGCGCCCAACCGCCGTGCCTTCCTGGCCGATTGCCTGACGGACCTGGACGAGGCGCTGCGCTCGCGCGGGGGCCGGCTCGTCGTCCGTACGGGAGACGTCGTCGAGCAGACGGCGAAGGCGGCCGCGGCGGCGGACGCCCGTGACGTGCACATCGCGGGCGGCGTCAGCGCGTACGCACACCGCAGGGAGGAGCGGCTGCGGCGCGCGCTGGAGGCCGACGGGCGCCGGCTGCACGTGCACGACGCGGTGATCACCGCCCTCGCGCCGGGCACGGTCACCCCGGCCGGCCGCGACCATTTCGCGGTCTTCACGCCGTACTTCCGCCGCTGGCAGGCCGAGCGCCACCGCGACGTGCTGCGGGCGCCGGGGCGACTGCGGGTGCCCGACGGGGCCGGCTCGCGGCCCGTGCCCCGGCGCCGCGACGTGCCCGGGGTGTCGCCGGGGCTGGCCGCGGGCGGCGAGACCGAGGGCCGCCGCCGGATGACGGCGTGGCTGCGCGGCCCGCTCGACCGCTACGCGCAGCGGCAGGACGATCTCGCCGGGGACGCGACCTCCCGCCTCTCCCCGCATCTGCACTTCGGAACGCTGTCCGCCGTCGAACTGGTCCAGCGCGCCCGTAAGGCCGGCGGGGAAGGGGCGGGCGGCGACGCTTTCGTACGGCAGCTGGCCTGGCGGGACTTCCACCATCAGGTGCTCGCCGCGCGCCCTTCCGCGGCGCACGCCGACTACCGGACGCGGCACGACCGCTGGCGCCGCGACGAGCAGGAGGCCGAGGCGTGGCGTACGGGGCGCACCGGCTACCCGATCGTGGACGCGGCGATGCGGCAGCTCGCCCACGAGGGATGGATGCACAACCGCGCGCGCCTGCTGACCGCGAGTTTCCTGACGAAGACGCTGTATCTGGACTGGCGGCTCGGCGCGGCGCACTTCCTGTCGCTCCTGGTGGACGGCGATCTCGCCAACAACCAGCTGAACTGGCAGTGGGCGGCGGGCACCGGCACCGACACGCGCCCCAACCGGGTCCTCAACCCGCTGGCGCAGGCGAAGCGTTTCGACGCCGACGGCGCGTACGTACGGCGCTGGGTGCCGGAGCTGGCGGGCGTGCCGGGCCTGGAAGGCGGGGCGGTCCACCAGCCGTGGAAGCTGTCGCCCGCGGCGGCGCGGGCGAAGCTGGACTATCCGGAACCGGTGGTCGATCTGGCCGACGGTTTGGCGCGGTTCAAGCGGGCCCGGGGGGGTGATTGA
- a CDS encoding SigE family RNA polymerase sigma factor encodes MAEVLGITIAPGGSGGTAVRPLRPRLPGGMPVIAPWPAAQPAQPAQLSPQRGDTDDAMAAGTTVDHLTETYRAHYRSLLGLAALLLDDTASCEDVVQEAFIRVHSARGRVRDPEKTLAYLRQTVVNLSRSALRRRILGLKLLSKPMPDMASAEEGAYDLLERDQLIKAMRGLQRRQREVLVLRYFADMTEAQVAETLGISLGSVKAYGSRGIAALRVAMEAPA; translated from the coding sequence GTGGCAGAGGTACTCGGCATCACGATCGCCCCAGGGGGCTCCGGTGGCACGGCGGTGCGGCCGTTGCGGCCCCGGCTGCCCGGGGGCATGCCGGTGATCGCCCCGTGGCCCGCCGCGCAGCCCGCGCAACCCGCGCAGCTCTCTCCCCAGCGTGGGGACACTGACGACGCGATGGCTGCGGGCACGACTGTCGACCATCTCACCGAGACCTACCGCGCGCACTACCGTTCGCTGCTGGGGCTGGCCGCGCTGCTGCTGGACGACACCGCCTCGTGCGAGGACGTCGTCCAGGAAGCCTTCATCCGGGTGCACTCCGCCCGGGGCCGGGTGCGTGACCCCGAGAAGACCCTTGCCTATCTGCGCCAGACCGTCGTCAATCTCTCCCGCTCCGCGCTGCGCCGCCGCATCCTCGGGCTGAAGCTGCTCTCCAAGCCGATGCCCGACATGGCCAGCGCGGAGGAAGGCGCGTACGACCTCCTGGAACGCGACCAACTGATCAAGGCGATGCGCGGGCTGCAGCGTCGCCAGCGCGAGGTCCTGGTCCTGCGCTACTTCGCGGACATGACCGAGGCACAGGTCGCCGAGACCTTGGGGATATCGCTCGGTTCGGTGAAGGCGTACGGCTCACGGGGTATCGCGGCGCTGCGCGTCGCCATGGAGGCTCCCGCATGA
- a CDS encoding pentapeptide repeat-containing protein has translation MSQKQEAPSAGDGRLDLQADCGSCFGLCCVALPFAASADFAVDKPAGKPCGNLQADFSCGIHARLRDKGFSGCTVFDCFGAGQKVSQITFGGTDWRSAPDTARPMFDVFPVMRQLHELLWYLTEALSLPPARPVHKDLRRALKETDRLTRGSAEELAQVDVAAVRQEVNALLLRTSELVRAAVPGRKKNHRGADLMGARLAGANLRGANLRGAYLIAADLTGADLRTADLIGVDFRDANLSGADLTGAIFVTQAQLNAAKGDAATKLPTGLSRPAHWK, from the coding sequence GTGTCCCAGAAGCAGGAAGCCCCCTCGGCCGGTGACGGCCGTCTCGACCTGCAGGCCGACTGCGGCAGCTGCTTCGGGCTGTGCTGTGTGGCGCTGCCCTTCGCCGCCTCGGCCGACTTCGCGGTCGACAAGCCCGCGGGCAAGCCGTGCGGCAATCTCCAGGCGGACTTCAGCTGCGGCATCCACGCCCGCCTGCGCGACAAGGGCTTCTCCGGCTGTACGGTCTTCGACTGCTTCGGCGCGGGCCAGAAGGTCTCCCAGATCACCTTCGGCGGTACGGACTGGCGCAGCGCGCCGGACACCGCGCGGCCGATGTTCGACGTGTTCCCCGTCATGCGCCAGCTCCACGAGCTGCTCTGGTACCTGACCGAGGCGCTGTCGCTGCCGCCCGCCCGCCCCGTCCACAAGGACCTCCGCCGGGCCCTGAAGGAGACCGACCGGCTGACCCGGGGCAGCGCCGAGGAGCTTGCCCAGGTGGACGTCGCGGCCGTACGGCAGGAGGTCAACGCGCTGCTGCTGCGTACCAGCGAACTGGTGCGGGCCGCCGTGCCCGGCCGCAAGAAGAACCACCGGGGCGCCGACCTGATGGGCGCCCGGCTCGCGGGCGCCAACCTGCGGGGCGCCAATCTGCGCGGCGCCTACCTCATCGCCGCCGACCTCACGGGCGCCGATCTGCGTACCGCCGACCTGATCGGCGTGGACTTCCGCGACGCGAACCTGAGCGGCGCCGACCTCACCGGCGCGATCTTCGTCACCCAGGCCCAGCTCAACGCGGCCAAGGGCGACGCGGCGACCAAGCTGCCGACGGGCCTGAGCCGACCGGCTCACTGGAAGTAG